The Natronogracilivirga saccharolytica region TCAGGATTCATCCGGGGGTATATACTGAGCACCAATTGATTGTTGAGCAAACGGTAGTCATTGTCGGAATAGACCGGCCCGTGATCGACGCCGGTCACCAGGGAGAGGGATTCCGGATTGTTGCCGACAGTGTGCATATAGAGGGACTGGAGATACGAAATGTTCCCACCAGTCACAGTCGCGATCATGCGGCAATACGATTCGACCGCGTATCCGGCGGCAAGATAATTGACAACCGGTTTGACGATACGTTTTTCGGAATATATCTGGCCCGCTCACACGGTGTTGAGATCCGTGATAATCAACTGCGGGCTTATCAAACCAGAGAAGCTGTTTCAGCGAACGGGATCCATCTGTGGAACTCGAATCATGCTGTAATAGCAGACAATATCATCAACGGGCACCGTGACGGCATCTACCTGGAATATGTGGAGAATAGTGAAATTTACGACAATCATGCCGTGAACAATATCCGGTACGGTCTCCATTTTATGTTCTCGGACGATTGTATCTATCATCGCAACCGGTTTGAAGATAATGGGGCCGGTGTCGCCGTCATGTACAGCAAGCGAGTAATGATGGAAGAAAATGAGTTTGTACAGAACTGGGGAGCTTCATCCTACGGATTACTGTTGAAAGAGATCACCGACAGTGAAATCAAGCACAACAATTTTTCAGGTAATACGACCGGAATTCGTGCCGAAGGAAGCGATCGCGTCAAAATTCACTACAACCGGTTTCAGCAGAACGGCTGGGCGATCCGCATCACGGCAAGCAGTATGGATAATATGATCACACATAACAACTTTATTGATAACGCGTTTGATGTTTCCACCAACAGCAGGCAGAACAACAGCACTTTTGAAGCCAACTACTGGGACAAGTACAGTGGTTACGATCTGAAAGGCGACGGGTATGGGGATGTCCCCTACCGGCCGGTGAGGCTCTTCTCATTGATCGTGGAACGCAACCCGATGGCTCTGATGCTGCTTCGCAGTATGTTCGTGCAGATTCTGGATCTGACCGAGCGCATCATGCCGACTATCACTCCGGAAACACTGGTGGATGAAAAGCCGCTTATGAGCGAGGTATCCTTATGATCACAATTACAGAGCTTGATAAACACTATGGCGCACTTCACGCACTGAAGTCCGTGGAAGTGGATATCGCCCCTGGCAAGATAACCGCGGTATTGGGTCCGAACGGCGCCGGTAAGACGACACTTATAAAAAGCGTACTCGGACTTGTGAAGCCTGATTCCGGGACCATCACCGTGGATGGTACGGCTGTCAACGGTGACAGTGACTATCGCCGGAAAATCGGCTATATGCCGCAGATAGCCCGCTATCCGGAAAACCTGACGCTGCAGGAGATCGTGGATATGATCAAGGATATCCGGGGCTACAGCGGAGACTCCGGGACATCGAAGGATTCTTCCGGAGATCTTGATATGGAGCTGTGGGACCGGTTTGATCTGGATACCGAAAAGGACAAGCCGTTCCGGACATTGTCAGGCGGCAACCGCCAAAAAGTGAGTGCGGTTCTGGCATTTCTGTTCCGGCCGAAGGTGCTGTTTCTCGATGAGCCGTCCACGGGGCTCGATCCGGTTTCCAGCAGTATTCTGAAAGACAAGATACTGGCTGAAATAAAGCGCGGCACCACCATCATCCTCACTTCCCATATCATGAGCGAAGTGCAAGAGCTGGCCGATCAGGTGGTCTATCTGCTGGAAGGGCGAATCTATTTTGAACTGAGCGTGTCCGATCTGCTTGCCGATACCGGACAACAAACCCTGGAGCGTGCCATTGCGTGGAAAATCGGTCAGAATGGAGCGGTCGCGTCACGGAATGGAATGACAGAAGGCTATGAGCCGGCAGATGGGTAGAGCAAGCCGGTACATGACCATTATACAGAGCGGGAACAGACATTTGTAACAGAAGGAGGGGCGTCATGATTGCAAAGATCCTGAAATATCAGCTCAGAGATGTGATTCGCAGCAGATGGATCATTGCTTATGCGCTGTTTTTTCTGGGGCTGACGGATATCCTTTTCCGTTTTGGAGGCGATGGAGTGCGGGTGGCCACCAGTATGATGAATGTTGTTTTGATCGTGATTCCGCTGGCATCCATTATCCTCGGGGCATTCTACCTCTACAATACGCGGGAGTATATCGAAATGCTTCTGTGTCACCCTGTAAAACGCCACCAGTTGTTCTGGGGGATGTTTCTGGGCCTTGGCCTGCCGTTGGTACTGGCATTTACCGGTGGCGTGATGGTACCTTTCATATATCACGGTGCCGGTCCGGAAGCATGGACCGCCGCAGGGATGCTGACCTTTACCGGTTCCATGCTGACGGTTATTTTTGTCGGTATCGCCTATTATCTTGCTCTTCGCTTTGATGATCGGATCAAAGGACTCGGACTCGCACTGGTTATCTGCCTCTTTTTCACGGTAATATATGATGGGATCATACTCCTGGTGATTTATATGTTTGCAAACTACCCGCTGGAGAAGCCGGTGCTGGCATTATCACTGTTCAACCCCATTGACCTCGGACGGATACTGCTGTTGCTGCAGTTTGATATATCCGCCCTTATGGGACTTACCGGTGCCGTTTTCCGGGATTTCTTCGGCACGGTGCTCGGAATGGCGATTGCCCTCGGCAGCTTGCTGCTCTGGCTGTTCGTCCCGGTATATGGTGGATTCCGGCGTTTTCTGTATAAAGATTTCTGATTAACACAAACAAGG contains the following coding sequences:
- a CDS encoding nitrous oxide reductase family maturation protein NosD, with the translated sequence MMKLRAINGWIVILLVVVGTMTAAVRYPVTASVPTPGHTNRVFDVGEGEEYSRISDALEQVSDHDTIRIHPGVYTEHQLIVEQTVVIVGIDRPVIDAGHQGEGFRIVADSVHIEGLEIRNVPTSHSRDHAAIRFDRVSGGKIIDNRFDDTFFGIYLARSHGVEIRDNQLRAYQTREAVSANGIHLWNSNHAVIADNIINGHRDGIYLEYVENSEIYDNHAVNNIRYGLHFMFSDDCIYHRNRFEDNGAGVAVMYSKRVMMEENEFVQNWGASSYGLLLKEITDSEIKHNNFSGNTTGIRAEGSDRVKIHYNRFQQNGWAIRITASSMDNMITHNNFIDNAFDVSTNSRQNNSTFEANYWDKYSGYDLKGDGYGDVPYRPVRLFSLIVERNPMALMLLRSMFVQILDLTERIMPTITPETLVDEKPLMSEVSL
- a CDS encoding ABC transporter ATP-binding protein, whose translation is MITITELDKHYGALHALKSVEVDIAPGKITAVLGPNGAGKTTLIKSVLGLVKPDSGTITVDGTAVNGDSDYRRKIGYMPQIARYPENLTLQEIVDMIKDIRGYSGDSGTSKDSSGDLDMELWDRFDLDTEKDKPFRTLSGGNRQKVSAVLAFLFRPKVLFLDEPSTGLDPVSSSILKDKILAEIKRGTTIILTSHIMSEVQELADQVVYLLEGRIYFELSVSDLLADTGQQTLERAIAWKIGQNGAVASRNGMTEGYEPADG
- a CDS encoding ABC transporter permease, whose product is MIAKILKYQLRDVIRSRWIIAYALFFLGLTDILFRFGGDGVRVATSMMNVVLIVIPLASIILGAFYLYNTREYIEMLLCHPVKRHQLFWGMFLGLGLPLVLAFTGGVMVPFIYHGAGPEAWTAAGMLTFTGSMLTVIFVGIAYYLALRFDDRIKGLGLALVICLFFTVIYDGIILLVIYMFANYPLEKPVLALSLFNPIDLGRILLLLQFDISALMGLTGAVFRDFFGTVLGMAIALGSLLLWLFVPVYGGFRRFLYKDF